A section of the Candidatus Dormiibacterota bacterium genome encodes:
- a CDS encoding glycosyltransferase, whose product MTVCYWGTYDSDYPRNRILMAGLRASGVEVRECHFPLWKDTSQKLGHARSAWLRPGLLLRWARAYGSLSARFLTSPRPDFLFVGYSGHFDVFPAWVLSRLRRVPLIFDAFLSLYDSLVLDRSAVAREGPKAKFLAWVDRTACRLADRVLLDTRAHVEFFRETFALRAEKFWVLPIGADDRVFRPEAASPRNGRPYTVLHFGRYIPLHGLETVVRAARLLEENGVPCRFLLVGDGEERDKVEALAGGLGVRSLEFRGSESPESLAATIRESDLCLGIFGETGKASRVVPNKVYEALAAGKPVITGDSPAARELLTDGVDCLLCRRGDPAALADAILRLRNDGAMAERLALAGRRRFQEKASPAVIGRELLERLREWEGRREHAA is encoded by the coding sequence ATGACCGTCTGCTATTGGGGAACGTACGACTCCGACTATCCGCGCAACCGGATCCTGATGGCCGGATTGCGGGCCAGCGGGGTGGAAGTGCGGGAGTGTCACTTCCCGCTCTGGAAAGACACCTCGCAGAAGCTGGGGCATGCCCGGTCGGCGTGGCTCAGGCCGGGCCTGCTCCTCCGCTGGGCGCGCGCCTACGGGTCCCTGTCGGCGCGCTTTCTGACATCGCCCCGGCCGGACTTCCTGTTCGTGGGCTACTCGGGCCACTTCGATGTGTTCCCGGCCTGGGTCCTCAGCCGCCTGCGGAGAGTACCGCTGATCTTCGACGCCTTCCTGAGCCTCTACGACTCGCTGGTTCTGGATCGGAGCGCGGTCGCCCGGGAGGGTCCGAAGGCGAAGTTCCTGGCCTGGGTGGATCGGACCGCCTGCCGCCTCGCGGACCGGGTCCTCCTCGACACGCGGGCGCATGTGGAGTTTTTCCGCGAGACCTTCGCTCTGCGCGCGGAGAAATTCTGGGTGCTGCCGATCGGCGCCGATGACCGGGTCTTCCGCCCCGAAGCGGCGTCTCCGCGCAACGGGCGTCCCTACACGGTGCTTCACTTCGGACGGTATATTCCCCTGCACGGCCTCGAGACCGTGGTGCGCGCGGCCAGACTCCTGGAGGAGAACGGCGTCCCATGCCGATTCCTGCTGGTTGGGGATGGAGAAGAGAGGGACAAGGTCGAGGCGCTGGCCGGCGGGCTGGGAGTACGCTCCCTGGAATTCCGGGGATCGGAGTCCCCGGAGAGCCTGGCCGCAACAATTCGTGAGTCCGACCTCTGCCTGGGGATTTTCGGCGAGACCGGGAAGGCTTCGCGCGTGGTTCCGAACAAGGTCTACGAGGCCCTGGCAGCGGGGAAGCCCGTGATCACGGGTGACTCTCCCGCCGCCCGGGAGCTGCTGACGGACGGGGTGGACTGCCTGCTCTGCCGGCGCGGCGACCCCGCGGCGCTCGCCGATGCCATCCTGCGCCTCCGGAACGACGGGGCGATGGCGGAGCGGCTGGCCCTCGCCGGCAGGAGGCGGTTCCAGGAGAAGGCCTCCCCTGCGGTGATCGGGCGCGAGCTTTTGGAACGACTGAGGGAGTGGGAAGGAAGACGTGAGCATGCGGCCTGA
- a CDS encoding glycosyltransferase, which translates to MEPPRSQSLISVVVIARNEAAILGTCLAAVRRALAVQGGGEILLVDSASVDSTARVGIESGCRVLSVRRSSRICPSAMRRLGATRTDSRYILFLDGDCELEREFLPAALAAMESNPSLGVVAGRRRDFYRTGQALVPSEQEYYSGPDDPSASASPGYGGCALYRRRALEDAGSFDPFLRAKEEEELAQRIRAAGYRIEILQVPMIRHMTVPRESVRRLLRSFKHGFFIGRGQAARIFLSRREVRAAFRGLDRVFLTLLHLILGALCLWAAWEGIGWPILAWLVFSLTAFTIFVLRSRSLPRAAYYVLEWLVQGACLLIGLLAPRRSADSFWWEGEEWPATRRSLVCLPKVLLAGPLPEPPYRGGVEKGVAQLLQGDLGRRSSMRLFNTHRVPDPSRSFLTRLAYQSGMIRRFRRELKTEPLDLVHVKTSSGINFHQNALYALVARLSGVPVLLQIHSGRFETFYRGSVLPLRVWIRSTLSRCRRVAVLSNSWAQRVATIAPKARIRVVPNGLGEDEAARLGSGGEIRPNQVFFLGTGREELNRDKGLEDVLSVLPELARKHPQSRWILAGLQNAEETYARLRREGIDPEGKEQRVFCRGPVDHPEKWDLLRASAILVLPSYFENMPNILLEGMAAGLGVVATDVGAIPEMLGYGEGGLLIPPGDGPALSSALDRLLCSPALVRAQGKRNRTVVVRDYSMSIVERKLEALYLEVAGWPVLSATEGAPSDAVDATGAGRDMPAPIRPVSGA; encoded by the coding sequence TTGGAACCCCCCCGGTCCCAGAGTCTGATCAGCGTGGTCGTCATCGCCCGCAACGAGGCAGCCATACTGGGGACGTGTCTCGCCGCCGTCCGCCGGGCCCTGGCGGTCCAGGGGGGTGGCGAGATCCTGCTGGTGGATTCGGCCTCCGTAGATTCGACCGCCCGGGTCGGAATCGAATCGGGGTGCCGCGTCCTCTCGGTCCGGAGGTCCTCGCGCATCTGCCCGTCCGCCATGAGGCGTCTAGGAGCCACCCGGACCGATTCCCGTTACATTCTCTTCCTGGACGGCGACTGTGAGCTCGAGCGCGAGTTCCTCCCGGCCGCCCTTGCTGCGATGGAATCCAACCCGTCGCTGGGCGTGGTGGCGGGGCGCCGCCGCGATTTCTATCGCACGGGGCAGGCTCTCGTTCCCTCCGAGCAGGAGTATTACAGCGGACCGGACGATCCCTCCGCCTCTGCATCTCCCGGTTACGGTGGTTGCGCCCTCTACCGTCGTCGTGCCCTGGAGGACGCAGGATCCTTCGATCCGTTCCTGAGGGCCAAGGAAGAGGAGGAGCTCGCCCAGCGGATCCGGGCGGCCGGGTATCGAATCGAGATCCTTCAGGTGCCGATGATCCGGCATATGACCGTCCCGAGGGAGAGCGTCAGACGGCTCCTGCGCTCTTTCAAGCACGGCTTCTTCATCGGACGGGGACAGGCGGCAAGGATCTTCCTTTCCCGCAGAGAGGTTCGGGCGGCCTTCCGAGGGCTTGATCGTGTGTTCCTCACGCTCCTGCACCTGATTCTCGGCGCCCTCTGCTTGTGGGCGGCGTGGGAGGGGATCGGCTGGCCGATCCTGGCCTGGCTCGTCTTTTCCCTGACCGCCTTCACAATCTTCGTCCTCCGCAGCCGCAGTCTTCCTCGGGCGGCGTATTACGTCCTGGAGTGGCTGGTTCAGGGCGCCTGTCTCCTGATCGGTCTCCTGGCGCCCCGGCGATCGGCCGACTCTTTCTGGTGGGAAGGGGAGGAATGGCCCGCCACGAGGAGGAGTCTTGTCTGTTTGCCCAAGGTTCTCCTCGCGGGGCCCCTCCCCGAGCCGCCCTACCGGGGTGGCGTGGAGAAGGGAGTGGCCCAGCTCCTCCAGGGAGACCTCGGTCGCCGGAGCTCCATGCGGTTGTTCAACACGCACCGCGTTCCAGATCCCTCCCGGTCCTTCCTGACGAGGCTGGCCTATCAGTCTGGAATGATCCGTCGCTTCAGGAGAGAGCTGAAGACAGAGCCTCTGGATCTCGTTCACGTGAAGACCAGCAGCGGCATCAATTTTCACCAGAACGCCCTGTACGCCCTGGTGGCGAGGCTGTCGGGGGTCCCGGTTCTACTGCAGATTCACAGCGGTCGATTCGAGACCTTCTACCGGGGAAGCGTCCTTCCGCTGCGGGTCTGGATCCGTTCGACCCTGTCGCGCTGCCGGCGGGTCGCCGTTCTCTCCAACTCGTGGGCGCAACGCGTGGCGACCATCGCTCCGAAGGCACGGATCCGCGTGGTGCCCAACGGGCTTGGAGAAGACGAGGCGGCTCGCCTGGGCAGCGGCGGGGAAATCCGTCCCAACCAGGTTTTTTTTCTGGGCACCGGGCGGGAGGAATTGAACAGGGACAAGGGGCTGGAGGATGTCCTTTCGGTCCTGCCGGAACTCGCGCGGAAGCATCCCCAGAGCCGCTGGATTCTCGCGGGGCTCCAGAACGCGGAGGAGACCTACGCACGGCTTCGACGCGAGGGGATCGACCCGGAAGGGAAGGAGCAGCGCGTGTTCTGCCGGGGTCCTGTGGATCATCCGGAAAAGTGGGATCTCCTCAGGGCGAGCGCCATCCTGGTCCTCCCGTCCTATTTCGAGAACATGCCCAACATCCTCCTCGAAGGAATGGCGGCAGGCCTGGGGGTCGTGGCGACGGACGTGGGCGCAATTCCAGAAATGCTCGGCTACGGGGAGGGGGGCCTTCTCATTCCCCCCGGAGATGGACCGGCGCTCTCGAGCGCTCTGGACCGGCTGCTGTGTTCTCCCGCCCTGGTGCGTGCCCAGGGAAAGAGAAATCGAACCGTGGTCGTGCGGGATTACAGCATGTCGATCGTCGAGCGCAAGCTGGAAGCGCTCTACCTTGAAGTGGCGGGATGGCCGGTCCTGAGCGCGACCGAGGGCGCGCCTTCGGATGCCGTCGATGCGACGGGAGCCGGGCGCGACATGCCCGCCCCCATCCGCCCCGTGTCGGGTGCATGA
- a CDS encoding glycosyltransferase family 39 protein gives MRPDRPAPREWKWVLALLGLALALRVGFVLLEQPGFYFEDSLDYDRAARAFLESGHFDARYYRFPLYPLVMAASYRMFGPGLTPLRIIQALFGAATCLCVWTLGRRLFGVRAGLLALFGAAAFPVHVVLTGIEYPVVLGTFLVWWVLALLPWDKSGEAEPTVRLVLAGVGVALSAMLFEGGWVLGIFLLIWMLYGQRARAAGVRSLTVVGFVSLLVLVPWLYGMKRSGDYRALVLRPGLHLPAAPGVDPPLWEGSGENLLMSKLSGLARNPWWTVRYVWAEFLHFWDPYPDRLASADRSFREKLHEKDPRMAVDNSLVGNSSRALYAAGFSALLLAAAIGALVAWRAVPGSAFLVVWPITLGACYAPFFTQMRYRIPADPAFILLGAYVVDLTLKNSLWGEIRGSLKALWQGWKRIAEKIATVQTFILLVLLFVVGLGPIALLMRLFRKDPMHAPASPGSFWALRERTRERMDECLKQF, from the coding sequence ATGCGGCCTGATCGTCCCGCTCCACGCGAGTGGAAATGGGTTCTCGCCCTCCTGGGTCTGGCGCTGGCGCTCCGGGTGGGATTTGTGCTGCTCGAGCAGCCTGGATTCTACTTCGAGGATTCTCTGGACTATGACCGCGCCGCCCGGGCCTTCCTCGAATCCGGGCACTTCGACGCCCGATACTACCGTTTTCCGCTCTACCCCCTGGTGATGGCCGCAAGCTACCGGATGTTCGGTCCAGGTCTGACGCCGCTGCGAATCATCCAGGCCCTTTTCGGAGCCGCCACCTGTCTCTGCGTCTGGACGCTGGGGCGACGGCTGTTCGGAGTTCGCGCCGGGCTTCTGGCGCTCTTCGGGGCTGCCGCTTTTCCGGTCCACGTGGTCCTGACCGGGATCGAGTATCCCGTGGTCCTCGGGACTTTCCTGGTGTGGTGGGTGCTGGCGCTCCTCCCCTGGGACAAGTCAGGGGAGGCCGAGCCGACCGTCCGACTGGTCCTGGCGGGAGTCGGAGTCGCCCTCTCCGCGATGCTCTTCGAGGGGGGATGGGTCCTGGGCATCTTTCTGTTAATCTGGATGCTCTACGGGCAGAGAGCCCGGGCCGCCGGCGTGCGCTCCTTGACGGTCGTCGGGTTCGTCTCTCTTCTGGTGCTGGTGCCATGGCTCTACGGGATGAAGAGGAGCGGAGACTACAGGGCCCTGGTCCTGCGCCCCGGTCTCCATCTCCCCGCCGCCCCCGGGGTGGATCCTCCTCTGTGGGAGGGAAGCGGCGAAAACCTTCTGATGTCCAAGCTCTCGGGCCTGGCCCGGAATCCCTGGTGGACAGTGCGCTATGTCTGGGCCGAGTTCCTGCACTTCTGGGATCCCTATCCCGACCGGCTCGCGTCCGCCGACAGGAGCTTTCGGGAGAAGCTTCACGAAAAAGACCCGCGGATGGCGGTGGACAATTCACTGGTCGGGAATTCCTCGCGGGCTCTGTACGCTGCGGGATTCAGCGCCCTGCTGCTGGCCGCTGCGATCGGCGCGCTGGTCGCGTGGCGCGCGGTTCCCGGGTCCGCGTTCCTTGTCGTGTGGCCGATCACGCTCGGGGCCTGTTACGCCCCCTTCTTCACCCAGATGCGTTACCGGATCCCGGCGGATCCAGCCTTCATTCTCCTGGGAGCCTATGTTGTGGATTTGACGCTCAAGAATTCGTTATGGGGAGAGATACGCGGGTCTTTGAAGGCTCTCTGGCAGGGGTGGAAGCGAATCGCGGAGAAGATTGCGACGGTTCAGACGTTCATTCTTCTCGTCCTGCTGTTCGTGGTCGGACTGGGCCCCATCGCATTGCTCATGAGGCTTTTCCGCAAGGATCCCATGCACGCGCCTGCATCGCCGGGCTCCTTCTGGGCCTTGAGGGAGCGGACACGGGAAAGGATGGACGAGTGTCTGAAACAATTCTGA
- a CDS encoding carbamoyltransferase, with amino-acid sequence MNILGISCFYHDAAACLIQDGRLVAAASEERFTRKKHDEGFPHQAIQYCLKAGKIEAKDLDYVGFYDKPFLKFERLLSTYLSTFPRGFRSFSKAMPVWLREKLWIPQLIRKELKYEGKVLFTEHHLSHAASAFLVSPFKEAAILTVDGVGEWATASYGVGRDREIDLFKEIRFPHSLGLLYSAFTYYLGFKVNSAEYKVMGLAPYGVPRYVDQVRQIIEIKDDGSFELDMRFFSYHHGLRMVNGRFSALFGGPPRDPESKLDQRHKDIAASVQKVTEEIMLKMASWLHRETKMENLCLAGGVALNCVANGRILREGPFKDLFIQPAAGDAGGALGVAAYIFHSLLGHPRMTPMEDAYLGPEYSEEEIRKALERYGAPYRRLERDDLVREVAALIEGQTVIGWFQGRMEFGPRALGSRSILADARNPENKDVVNLKIKFRESFRPFAPSVLEEKIGEYFEIDRPSPYMLLVAPVREGKRVIPSVTHVDHSARIQSINRKQNALYYDLIREFERRTGVPVIINTSFNVRGEPIVCSPDDAYRCFMRTHMDYLVAGPYLLDKKDQPPFKEEKDWRDEFQLD; translated from the coding sequence GTGAACATTCTGGGTATTTCCTGTTTCTATCATGACGCCGCCGCCTGCCTCATTCAGGATGGACGCCTGGTGGCAGCGGCCTCCGAGGAACGCTTCACACGGAAGAAGCACGATGAGGGGTTCCCCCATCAGGCCATCCAGTACTGTCTCAAGGCGGGGAAGATCGAAGCGAAGGATCTGGACTACGTGGGGTTCTACGACAAGCCGTTCCTGAAGTTCGAGCGGCTCCTCTCGACCTATCTGTCTACATTTCCACGAGGGTTCCGTTCCTTCTCCAAGGCGATGCCGGTGTGGTTGAGGGAGAAGCTCTGGATCCCTCAACTGATCCGGAAGGAGCTCAAGTACGAAGGGAAGGTCCTGTTCACCGAGCACCACCTTTCGCATGCCGCCAGCGCCTTCCTCGTGAGCCCGTTCAAGGAAGCGGCCATTCTCACCGTGGACGGCGTGGGGGAATGGGCCACGGCGAGCTACGGCGTGGGACGGGATCGGGAGATCGATCTCTTCAAGGAGATTCGATTCCCTCATTCCCTGGGGCTCCTCTACAGCGCGTTCACCTACTACCTGGGATTCAAGGTGAACAGCGCCGAATACAAAGTGATGGGTCTGGCGCCCTATGGTGTTCCCCGTTACGTGGACCAGGTGAGGCAGATCATCGAGATCAAGGATGACGGAAGCTTCGAACTGGACATGCGCTTCTTCTCCTACCACCACGGCCTCAGGATGGTGAACGGCCGCTTCTCGGCGCTCTTCGGAGGGCCTCCACGCGACCCCGAATCCAAGCTGGACCAGAGGCACAAGGACATCGCCGCGTCGGTGCAGAAGGTCACCGAGGAGATCATGCTCAAGATGGCGTCCTGGCTGCACCGCGAGACGAAAATGGAAAACCTGTGTCTCGCGGGGGGCGTCGCCCTGAACTGCGTCGCCAACGGCCGGATTCTCCGGGAGGGTCCCTTCAAGGACCTCTTCATCCAGCCGGCCGCAGGGGACGCGGGCGGCGCGCTTGGAGTGGCGGCCTATATCTTCCACTCCCTCCTGGGCCATCCGCGAATGACCCCGATGGAGGACGCCTACCTCGGACCGGAGTACAGCGAGGAAGAGATACGGAAGGCACTGGAGCGCTATGGCGCGCCCTATCGACGCCTGGAACGGGACGATCTGGTGCGGGAGGTGGCGGCCCTCATCGAAGGGCAGACCGTCATCGGCTGGTTTCAGGGGAGGATGGAATTCGGCCCCCGGGCCCTGGGCAGCCGGAGCATCCTGGCGGACGCTCGGAACCCGGAGAACAAGGACGTCGTCAATCTGAAGATCAAGTTCCGGGAGAGCTTCCGTCCCTTCGCCCCGTCCGTACTGGAAGAGAAGATCGGCGAATATTTCGAGATCGACCGGCCCAGCCCCTACATGCTGCTCGTGGCTCCGGTCCGGGAGGGGAAGCGTGTCATCCCGTCCGTGACCCACGTGGACCACTCCGCCCGGATCCAGAGCATCAATCGCAAGCAGAACGCTCTCTACTACGACCTGATCCGCGAATTCGAGAGGAGGACGGGAGTCCCGGTGATCATCAACACCTCGTTCAACGTCCGAGGAGAACCGATCGTCTGTTCCCCGGACGACGCGTACCGGTGCTTCATGAGAACCCACATGGACTACCTGGTCGCAGGGCCCTATCTTCTGGACAAGAAGGACCAGCCTCCGTTCAAGGAGGAGAAGGACTGGCGTGATGAGTTCCAGCTCGACTAG
- a CDS encoding DUF5989 family protein, which produces MEKIQFAAEFWDFLKVRKKWWLAPIIILCALLGILIVLTHGSALAPFIYTIF; this is translated from the coding sequence ATGGAAAAGATCCAGTTCGCCGCCGAGTTCTGGGATTTCCTGAAGGTTCGAAAGAAGTGGTGGCTCGCTCCTATCATCATTCTTTGCGCCCTGCTGGGAATTCTGATAGTCCTGACGCACGGCTCGGCCCTGGCGCCGTTCATCTACACGATCTTCTAG